One window of the Sebastes umbrosus isolate fSebUmb1 chromosome 1, fSebUmb1.pri, whole genome shotgun sequence genome contains the following:
- the LOC119494240 gene encoding uncharacterized protein LOC119494240 isoform X1: MWTFIVVFVLLTAGHSAQNYENSLRGILRHACPDKQVVSQINSSYSSIDQDRQWKIECKDFGATSGCSWSGSQDLYDKELSYNCPTNQVVAGVYSNYNSAHGDRSWKLLCCSAPHFITFECRETPMVNYFNEDFNWELPAGHFLTGVQTHQKNINGDHRWSFNYCKGTTKDTQTINSQILTANQRITDLFTEGDVFVANARNARKCDNCRWPKLSETVQVPYAISDSFSTSEKMTIENAINAFHMSTCVRFVARQAQTDYIMIVKKSGCWSWVGRTGSSQELSLGWGCIDNGIIQHELIHALGFWHEQSRSDRDVHILINYGNIQQEHLRNFNKFDTNNLDVPYDYSSIMHYAPKDFSKNGGDTIIPIDSSAQIVQRDDMSENDILKINKLYSCKDYLHEYGEWDSELNNAFSRTCPSGQAVSGITSLFNHDVKDRLWSFSCKAFKVTRTCKWSAPVNEYWGGMDFKCGDNEVIAGAYSDRSSLFQDRRWKFYCCSDSGFTTSNCLKTTEINYFEEYFSWTAPSNYYLTGVKSSFDYVKLDRRWTLTYCEGSTQ, from the exons CTGGACACAGTGCGCAGAACTATGAAAACAGTTTGAGAGGCATTTTGCGTCATGCTTGTCCAGATAAACAGGTTGTGTCTCAGATTAATAG CTCCTACAGTTCCATTGACCAAGATCGCCAATGGAAGATTGAGTGCAAAGATTTCGGCGCTACCTCAGGCTGCTCCTGGTCCGGTTCCCAGGACCTATATGACAAAGAACTCAGCTACAATTGCCCGACAAATCAGGTGGTAGCTGGCGTCTACAGCAATTACAACAGCGCACATGGAGACAGAAG TTGGAAattactctgctgctctgctccacactttatcacatttgaATGTCGGGAAACCCCAATGGTCAACTACTTTAATGAAGACTTCAACTGGGAACTCCCTGCAGGCCACTTCCTAACAGGggtccagacacaccaaaaGAATATCAATGG AGATCATCGCTGGAGTTTCAATTACTGCAAAGGAACAACAAAAG ATACCCAGACAATCAATTCACAAATCCTTACTGCTAACcaacgtataacagacctttttactgaaggagatgtttttgtCGCAAACGCAAGGAATGCAAGAAAATGCGATAACTGCAGATGGCCAAAGTTAAGTGAGACTGTTCAGGTGCCATATGCCATAAGTGATTCTTTTTCCACCTCCGAAAAGATGACGATTGAAAATGCAATAAATGCCTTTCACATGAGCACCTGCGTCCGGTTTGTAGCTCGTCAAGCCCAGACCGACTACATCATGATTGTGAAAAAAAGCGGATGTTGGTCCTGGGTTGGTCGAACTGGAAGCTCTCAAGAATTATCTCTGGGTTGGGGATGCATTGACAATGGCATCATTCAGCACGAGCTCATTCACGCACTTGGCTTCTGGCATGAGCAAAGTAGAAGTGACAGGGATGTTCACATCCTGATCAACTATGGAAACATCCAGCAAGAACACCTTAGAAACTTCAAcaaatttgacacaaacaaCCTCGATGTTCCATATGACTACTCCtctataatgcattatgcaCCAAAGGACTTCTCAAAGAATGGAGGAGATACCATCATTCCCATCGACTCCTCAGCGCAAATAGTCCAGAGGGAtgacatgtcagaaaatgacattttgAAGATCAACAAGCTTTACAGCTGCA AGGATTACCTCCATGAATACGGCGAATGGGACAGTGAGTTGAACAACGCATTTAGTCGCACTTGTCCTTCTGGACAAGCTGTTTCTGGCATCACAAG TCTCTTCAATCATGACGTAAAAGATCGACTTTGGTCGTTTTCGTGCAAGGCTTTCAAAGTAACCAGAACATGCAAGTGGTCAGCTCCTGTGAACGAATATTGGGGAGGAATGGACTTCAAATGTGGAGACAATGAAGTGATTGCAGGGGCCTACAGTGATCGCAGCAGCCTCTTCCAGGACAGGAG GTGGAAGTTTTACTGCTGTAGTGATTCTGGTTTTACCACGTCCAACTGCCTAAAAACAACAGAGATCAACTACTTTGAGGAATACTTCAGCTGGACAGCCCCCAGCAACTATTACCTGACAGGAGTGAAAAGCTCCTTTGATTATGTAAAACT GGACCGTCGATGGACTTTGACATACTGCGAGGGGAGCACTCAGTGA